In Oceanispirochaeta sp., the DNA window TGAAAGCATGAAAAAATTGGAAATTTTAACGCAGCTGAATGAAGGAAAATTAACCCCCCTCTTCGAAGAACTCTACGGCCCGGAGGATCTGGATCACCAGTTCCTGAGATGGTTGAGTCTGGTTGAAAAACACACAGCTCTTTATGGCGACCAGGACATCCGCCTATTCAGTACCCCCGGCAGAACAGAACTGGGTGGTAATCATACGGACCATAACAGAGGAAGGGTTCTGGCAGGGTCCATCAACCTGGATACAATTGCAGCCGTGTCTCTCACAGGAGATTCCATAGTCATCATCGACTCGGAAGGATACCCCCCGGTCAGGGTGGATATATCTGACCTTTCTGTTCATAAGGAAGAAGAAGGACGGACAGAGGCCCTGGTCAGGGGAATTGCCGCCCGTTTCAAGGCCAGGGGTTATGCCCTGGGCGGGTTCAATACCAATACAAGCAGCTCTGTACTCAAAGGTTCGGGACTGAGTTCTTCCGCCGCCCTGGAGGTTCTTGTAGGAACCATTTTCAGCACAATTTTCAATGACAACGCTGTAACATCGACGGAGATTGCCCAGATAGGTCAGTTCGCCGAAAACAACTACTTCGGCAAACCCTGCGGTCTCATGGACCAGGTCGCCTGTGCCCATGGAGGCATTGTGGCCATAGACTTCAAGGATCCCGGAAAACCTGTAATCAGCCCCGTTGTGTTTAACTTTCAAAAGGCCGGTTATTCCCTGATGGTGGTAGATACAGGGGGCAATCATGCCGACCTGACTCCCGAATATGCCGCCATACCTGCCGAGATGCGCTCTGTGGCAGCGTTCTTCGGCAAAGAGGTCTGCCGGGATGTGGATGAAGAGAGGGTTCTGGAATCCATCGCGGAACTGCGGCAAAAGACGGGGGACAGAGCCATCCTGAGAGCCCTCCACTTCTACAATGACAATAAAAGGGTCAGCTCCATGCTGGAAGCCCTGAAAGACAACAAAGCTGAAGAATACCTCAGGCAGGTGAACAGATCTGGCCACTCCTCCTTCTGCTACCTTCAGAATGTCTACCCCGGTAAAGAGCCCCGGGAACAGGGCATCAGCCTGGCTCTGGCTCTGACAGAGGAGTTTCTGGATGGAAAAGGAGCCTGCCGGGTTCACGGCGGGGGGTTTGCAGGAACCATTCAGGTCTATATACCCAATGAAATGGCTGCAGCCTATGAAAATTATATGACAGGATTCTTCGGAAAAGGATCCGTGACCCCCTTGAAGATCAGGTCACTCTCATCCATGGAGATTCTGAGCTGAAAGTCTTATTTTTGAATGAATTTTTGGCAGCCTGCCCCGACAATACCGGGGCAGGCTGCTTTTTTTATCTCCTTTTTGTAACCCGGGACAGAAGGATGGAGAGTCCGACTCCCGTAGAATCAGCCCCTGGAATGGAAAGTGCTGGAAATTGCCGGTTCCTCTGATTTTATCAAGGAGTACTTTTAAATAG includes these proteins:
- a CDS encoding galactokinase family protein, coding for MKKLEILTQLNEGKLTPLFEELYGPEDLDHQFLRWLSLVEKHTALYGDQDIRLFSTPGRTELGGNHTDHNRGRVLAGSINLDTIAAVSLTGDSIVIIDSEGYPPVRVDISDLSVHKEEEGRTEALVRGIAARFKARGYALGGFNTNTSSSVLKGSGLSSSAALEVLVGTIFSTIFNDNAVTSTEIAQIGQFAENNYFGKPCGLMDQVACAHGGIVAIDFKDPGKPVISPVVFNFQKAGYSLMVVDTGGNHADLTPEYAAIPAEMRSVAAFFGKEVCRDVDEERVLESIAELRQKTGDRAILRALHFYNDNKRVSSMLEALKDNKAEEYLRQVNRSGHSSFCYLQNVYPGKEPREQGISLALALTEEFLDGKGACRVHGGGFAGTIQVYIPNEMAAAYENYMTGFFGKGSVTPLKIRSLSSMEILS